The Patescibacteria group bacterium genome has a segment encoding these proteins:
- a CDS encoding OmpA family protein produces MKRIIIMTKIFYVILILSLSACAGRSSIPIHTVTIAKPAVVKQTVTELPTTGKELTAADFSLNATPAKSKSVATEGGVSTEKISKPAAVNDLSNKAAGVNSHKYHKDIYVRMTATEDIIDHIGYYNVPILNFLSGSKQIPPNGKNILATIDKNNEIVAINGYSSKGGNDNLRLSRHRAESVASALKSMGFDLLKTKITGFGETDRLGNRVYCQGVIIIVKK; encoded by the coding sequence ATGAAAAGGATAATAATCATGACAAAGATATTCTATGTTATTCTTATTTTGAGTCTATCAGCTTGTGCTGGTAGAAGTTCTATCCCAATCCACACTGTCACCATCGCAAAACCAGCGGTGGTCAAACAAACAGTAACGGAATTGCCAACTACTGGCAAAGAACTTACTGCGGCTGATTTCAGCCTGAACGCAACACCTGCTAAGAGCAAAAGTGTCGCTACTGAGGGAGGTGTTTCTACTGAAAAAATATCAAAACCAGCCGCTGTTAATGATTTAAGCAACAAAGCCGCGGGAGTTAACTCACATAAGTATCACAAAGATATTTATGTGAGAATGACAGCCACAGAGGATATAATAGATCATATTGGGTATTATAATGTCCCAATTTTAAATTTTCTCTCTGGCTCAAAACAAATTCCACCTAATGGAAAAAATATTTTAGCCACCATTGATAAAAACAACGAGATTGTCGCCATCAATGGCTATTCTTCCAAGGGAGGAAATGATAACCTGAGACTTTCAAGACACCGTGCAGAATCAGTTGCAAGTGCCCTTAAGTCAATGGGGTTTGATCTTTTAAAAACCAAAATCACCGGTTTCGGAGAAACCGATAGATTAGGTAACCGAGTATATTGCCAAGGCGTTATTATTATTGTAAAAAAATAA